The following coding sequences lie in one Ostrea edulis chromosome 8, xbOstEdul1.1, whole genome shotgun sequence genomic window:
- the LOC130049584 gene encoding uncharacterized protein LOC130049584 — MRGEDNEHSSHAFYNFTFSVFLYDTNYDLNLKATREAEGQAALKASGDLEVTDEDKLTVIQKKIKNQKRITVNIDGRTSKILQEIKQMKRDIKNLYKAVSPDTVPEDNIDTD, encoded by the exons atgagaggtgaagataacgaacactcaTCACATGCTTTTTATAATTTTACTTTTTCAGTCTTCCTGTACGACACAAACTATGACTTGAATCTGAAGGCAACACGAGAAGCAGAGGGACAGGCTGCCCTCAAGGCATCGGg CGATCTGGAAGTAACAGACGAAGATAAACTAACG GTCATCCAAAAGAAGATTAAGAACCAGAAGAGAATAACAGTCAACATAGACGGAAGAACCTCGAAG ATTCTTCAAGAGATAAAACAGATGAAACGCGACataaagaatttgtataaaGCTG TATCACCTGACACAGTGCCAGAGGACAATATTGATACAG